A window of Paenibacillus phoenicis genomic DNA:
AAGATGAAGATGCAAATCCCGTGAGAAATGCGAACAATCGAGTAACCGTTGAAGTCGCGGGAGCCGGGCGGTTAATTGGATTGGATAACGGAGACAGCACGGACTATGATCCTTACAAGGGCACGAGTCGGAGATTGTTCAGCGGAAAAGCGATGGCCATCGTAGCAGCAAACACAACACCAGGCACGATTGTCGTGAAAGTCAGCTCGAAAGGGATGGAGAGTCAGAGCATTACTCTTAAATCTCGGTCGGTAGATCCGGGTTCCATCACAGGGATTTCCGCTCAATTTGGAAACCGCGAGCTGCCTTGCGTAGTGGGAATTCCGAGCGAAATTCCTGTGCGAAAAATTGAGATTATTTCTTTAGCTGGACAACAGCTGACTGCCGAGCATCCTGAAATCCAACTGGAAGCCAAGCTTTACCCAGCGAATACCTCCTACACGGAAGTGGAATGGAGCGTGGTTAATGATGCGGGCATACCATCTAACCTTGCTCAAATCGAGGCGGATGGGCATCGGGCTAGACTCCGTGCTTTGGGGGACGGGCGCTTCCGCGTGCGTTGTACGAGCCGCAACGGTACGGACAAAATTAAGCTGATCTCCGAGTTGGAGTTTCAAGCAACAGGGCTGGGCGAGGCGCAGAAAGATCCGTATAGCTTTATCTCGGCGGGACTGTACGATTACAGCTTCGGGGAGATCGGAAACGGCAATGAAAGAGGCGTGGCTACCAGCAGAGATGGGGAATCTCGGATCGGCTTCCGGAATCTTGATTTTGGGCTTCAGGGGTCGGATGAAATCACGCTGCCGATTTTTGCGTTGACCAGCGAGCCTTACCTGATTCAAATCTGGGAGGGGATGCCTGGGGAAGAGGGCAGCGAACAGATTGCAGAAGTCATTTACCAGAAGGAAACGCGGTGGAACGTGTATCAGGAAGCAACATTTCGTTTGAATAAGCGCCTTCGCGGCATTACTTCAATTTGCTTTGTGCTGAAGCAGAAGATTCATCTCAAAGGGTTCTCATTCACACGCCAAAATCGGGCTTTGCTACGGAATGCGGCTGCGGATTGTGATCATATCTATGGGGACAGCTTCCGAATCGAAGGGAACAACGTAGAAGGGATCGGAAATAATGTATCACTGGAAATGAAGCAGCTGGATTTCGAGGGAGAGGGCGCATCAAAGCTGTTGATCTGCGGTCATTCACTCATCGATAAAAATACGATCCATGTGCAGTTCACAGCAAATGGCAAAGAAAACCGGCAGTTGATCGAATTTACACAAACCGACGGGTACGAGGTCAAGGAATTCCCATTAAATCGCGTGACGGGCGTTCAGGATGTAACGTTTATCTTTTTGCCGGGCAGCAATTTTGATTTCAGTTGGTTTCAGTTTGTGAAGTAAAAATGGTTATTGGGGGATATAGGCGACGAGAAATTCGAATGAAAGAAAAGGAGCAAAGTGAGATGAAAGTCAGTAAGGATTGGAATACAACGAAAGCGAACCAACCGCCAGTGAGTGTCATCGGCTTAGGTATGTTGGGTTCAGCTCTTGCCCAAACGTTCCTGAAGGAAGGTCATCCGACGACCATATGGAATCGTACAAGGCGATATATTGGCCGGTCGAGTGATCGTAAATCTCACCAACACAGAACTCATTGATATCGTAAGCAACATAAGTATCATGGCACTTCAAAATTTCAAGAATCTCCTTCGTCGACAACCCAAGCTCTATATAAATTTGGATGGTTTTGATTCGCTTAATATCAGCCTCGTCGAATTCCCGATAATCATTTAATCATTATCTAAACGCTTTCCTTTCCATTGAAGTAATCCAAATTCTATTATATAGTATCATTACTAATCAATGGATCTAGGACTTCATTTTCTTGGGCTTAGGCTTGTAATATGATCTCATTTTTACAACCGATCTCTTTGATGAGAGCGGAGGGGAGGGGAGAGGGGATTTAAAATGACCGAGTACGTTAAGAAAATGAGAAAATTAATTGGACATGAACCGTTACTATTATGCGGTGCAAGTATTATTTTATTTAATCAGTTAAATCAAGTTCTAATGCTAAGAAGAAGTGATAATGGTTGCTGGTGTTTTCCAGGCGGAGCTGTTGACCTAGGTGAAAATACTGAATATTCGGTTCGAAGAGAACTGTTTGAGGAGACCGGTTTAAGTGTAGAAGAATTGAGTATTTTTGGTGTTTTCTCAGGAAAAGAGTTGCACTATATTTACCCTAATGGAGATGAAGTATATATCGTCGATATTGTTTACTCTAGCAATAAATTTTATGGAGAAATAAACATTGATAACGAAAGCAGAGAATACCGATTTTTTGATATTGAAGATATACCTGCCGAAATTAGTCCTCCCGTAATGCCAGTTGTAAATGAGCTAAAGAGAAGAAACCGGTCAAATAATGTGTAATCATTCCATAAAATAGGCATCCGTAAGTTTCTCACTTATCGCGTGTAATTCCTATTTTTACAGAGGTGATATTCATGACAAACAAAGTCACACTCAGTAACTATAGTGACCTTTGGGCACAGGAATTTGAGAAAGATCGTAATCGCATTCTGGCTTTGCTCGGTGATAAGGTGAAGCGAATTGAACATGTAGGTAGCACTTCAATTCCTGGCATGGCGGCTAAGCCGATTATAGATATTGCGGTGGCGGTAGATCATCTTTCCATTATCGATGATTGTGCGATCGCACTACTTAACCAAATCGGCTTTGAATACGTACCAAAAGAGGATTTCCCCAATCGTATGTTCTTTCGAAGGGGCGAATGGGGGAACGGCACACATCATCTACATGTGTACGAATATGAAAGTGAGGAATGGAAGAACATTATTTTCTTCCGGGACTATCTAGTCAAGTATCCCGACGTTGCCGTTAAATACTTGAACTTAAAACGTGAAATGGCGGAGATCTGTCCTGACCGGCAAACATATACGTTGTGCAAGGCACCGTTTATTCAAAAAATACTTGCTCAAGCGAATGAAGAATGCAACAACACGCAGCAGTAACTAAAAGGAGAGGGAGACTTCTAAATCTCTAATCTTGCAGAGAGTTTTGATTCCTCGCCAAGTTTTTGAAGTGGATTTAACCTAACAAGGAAAGGGCTTTTATTTAACTTATATACATATGTACAAAATACGGGTTTTGTGAAAAAGTCATACAGAAAAGACCGCAGGAACTGTTTTGACTGTTTCCAACGGTCTTGTTTCCTTATGGTCCTACTTGTCCATATTATTTACGGCTTTACGCATCTCTTCATCCGTTAAGTGCGTGTAAATCATCGTGGTTTGAATCGATGCATGGCCTAATTGATTTTTCAGTCGCGGCACGTCGTTATTCTCCTGGTGATAACGCGTTGCGAAGGAATGGCGTAATGCATGGACGGTCAAGGCAGGTTTGCCAAAAGCCGTTGCGTACTTCTCAATCAGTTTCTCAATCGATCTTGGCGTTAATCGCCGGTTTTTGCCTTTACGTCCGATCGGCGCACCCATAAATAAATATGTTTCTGATTTTTCCGGCTTATACCGCGCTTCGCGAATTTTGATATAATT
This region includes:
- a CDS encoding NUDIX hydrolase, whose translation is MTEYVKKMRKLIGHEPLLLCGASIILFNQLNQVLMLRRSDNGCWCFPGGAVDLGENTEYSVRRELFEETGLSVEELSIFGVFSGKELHYIYPNGDEVYIVDIVYSSNKFYGEINIDNESREYRFFDIEDIPAEISPPVMPVVNELKRRNRSNNV
- a CDS encoding GrpB family protein encodes the protein MTNKVTLSNYSDLWAQEFEKDRNRILALLGDKVKRIEHVGSTSIPGMAAKPIIDIAVAVDHLSIIDDCAIALLNQIGFEYVPKEDFPNRMFFRRGEWGNGTHHLHVYEYESEEWKNIIFFRDYLVKYPDVAVKYLNLKREMAEICPDRQTYTLCKAPFIQKILAQANEECNNTQQ